From a single Streptomyces rubradiris genomic region:
- a CDS encoding nitrate reductase subunit alpha produces MTDTRRPPREPGAALLSAGSFFRPGTPAPDLHSVTLTGGRQADAFYRDRWSHDKVVHSTHGVNCTGSCRWKVYVKDGIITWETQETDYPSVGPDRPEYEPRGAAFSWYTYSPTRVRYPYVRGVLLRMYREAKQRLGDPVLAWADIQNDPERRRRYQRARGKGGLVRARWEEAVELVAAAQVHTIKTYGPDRIAGFSPIPAMSMVSHAAGARYHSLIGASMLSFYDWYADLPVASPQVFGDQTDVPESGDWWDAAYLIMWGSNVPVTRTPDAHWMAEARYRGQKVVVVSPDYADATKFADAWLHPHPGTDGALALAMGHVILKEFFVDRQTPFFTDYVRKFTDLPFLVTLAERDGAWVPGKFLRATDIGQDGEGAEWKTAVLDETTGRAVVPNGSLGFRWTESGEGRWNLELGDIRPRLSLYGSEVAVPVQVLLPRFDTEGGAHGQGRGEVLRRSVPATRLGGADGPLVTTVYDLLLAQYGVGRPGMPGDWPASYDDDRTPATPAWQETHTSVPAAQCVRIAREFARTAERSRGRCMIIMGAGTNHWFHSETIYRAFLALLKLTGCQGRNGGGWAHYVGQEKCRPVTGWATLAAASDWSRPPRQAIGTGYWYLHTDQWRYDRFGADVLASPLGEGRFAGMTAADCLALSARAGWMPSYPTFDRNPLDLGEESGDPVAKAVAALRAGTLRFACEDPDAPENWPRVLTLWRANLLGSSAKGAEYFTRHLLGTHSSLRADEAAPGERPRDVTWRERAPEGKLDLLLSLDFRHTSSTLLSDVVLPAATWYEKHDLSSTDMHPFVHAFTPAVDPPWQARTDFDTFKALAEKLSELAVDHLGVRKDLVASPLQHDTPAETAQPGGVVRDWKRGECEPVPGRTLPNLTVVERDYTAIAAKFAALGPLVERLGLAAKGVALRPDVEVAQLRKSNGTGYQGRPSLDTAVKAANTILALSGTTNGRLATEGFRTLQRRTGRPMAHLAAEHEGKRVTYADTQAAPVPVITSPEWSGSESGGRRYTAFTLNTEHGKPWHTLTGRQHFFLDHDWMHELGEALPVYRPPLDMHRLFGEPRLGPDGHQEVTVRYLTPHSKWSIHSEYQDNLFMLALSRGGQTIWMSPQDADAIGAGDNDWVEAVNRNGVVVARAIVSHRMPPGTVYLHHAQERTVSVPKTETTGMRGGIHNSLTRLLLKPSHLIGGYAQLSWAFNYLGPTGNQRDEVTVIRRRGQEVEY; encoded by the coding sequence GTGACCGACACGCGGAGACCGCCCAGGGAGCCCGGTGCGGCCCTGCTGTCCGCGGGCAGCTTCTTCCGGCCCGGCACGCCCGCGCCCGACCTGCACAGCGTCACCCTGACCGGCGGCCGGCAGGCGGACGCCTTCTACCGGGACCGGTGGAGCCACGACAAGGTGGTGCACTCCACCCACGGCGTGAACTGCACCGGCTCCTGCCGGTGGAAGGTGTACGTCAAGGACGGGATCATCACCTGGGAGACCCAGGAGACGGACTATCCGTCGGTGGGCCCGGACCGGCCCGAGTACGAGCCGCGCGGCGCCGCGTTCTCCTGGTACACCTACTCGCCCACCCGGGTCCGCTACCCCTATGTCCGGGGCGTGCTGCTCCGGATGTACCGGGAGGCGAAGCAGCGGCTGGGCGACCCGGTGCTGGCCTGGGCGGACATCCAGAACGACCCCGAGCGGCGCCGCCGTTACCAGCGGGCGCGCGGCAAGGGCGGCCTGGTGCGGGCGCGCTGGGAGGAGGCGGTGGAACTGGTCGCCGCCGCGCAGGTGCACACCATCAAGACCTACGGCCCCGACCGGATCGCCGGGTTCTCCCCGATCCCGGCGATGTCGATGGTGTCGCACGCGGCCGGCGCCCGCTACCACTCGCTGATCGGCGCGTCCATGCTGTCGTTCTACGACTGGTACGCCGACCTCCCGGTGGCCTCCCCGCAGGTCTTCGGCGACCAGACGGACGTACCGGAGTCCGGCGACTGGTGGGACGCCGCCTACCTGATCATGTGGGGCTCCAACGTGCCGGTGACCCGCACCCCGGACGCGCACTGGATGGCGGAGGCCCGCTACCGGGGACAGAAGGTGGTGGTGGTCTCACCGGACTACGCCGACGCCACGAAGTTCGCCGACGCCTGGCTGCACCCGCACCCGGGTACGGACGGCGCGCTGGCCCTGGCGATGGGCCATGTGATCCTCAAGGAGTTCTTCGTCGACCGGCAGACGCCGTTCTTCACCGACTACGTACGCAAGTTCACCGACCTGCCGTTCCTGGTGACGCTCGCCGAGCGGGACGGGGCGTGGGTGCCGGGGAAGTTCCTGCGCGCCACCGACATCGGGCAGGACGGGGAGGGCGCGGAGTGGAAGACGGCCGTCCTGGACGAGACGACCGGCCGCGCGGTGGTGCCGAACGGCTCCCTGGGCTTTCGCTGGACCGAGTCCGGCGAGGGCCGGTGGAACCTGGAACTGGGCGACATCCGGCCCCGGTTGAGCCTGTACGGCAGCGAGGTCGCGGTGCCGGTGCAGGTGCTGCTGCCCCGGTTCGACACCGAGGGCGGGGCACACGGGCAGGGGCGGGGCGAGGTGCTGCGGCGCAGCGTGCCGGCCACCCGGCTGGGCGGCGCGGACGGCCCGCTGGTGACGACGGTCTACGACCTGCTGCTGGCCCAGTACGGGGTGGGCCGCCCCGGGATGCCCGGCGACTGGCCCGCCTCCTACGACGACGACCGCACCCCGGCCACCCCCGCCTGGCAGGAGACGCACACCTCCGTCCCGGCCGCCCAGTGCGTGCGTATCGCCCGGGAGTTCGCGCGGACCGCCGAACGCTCCCGGGGCCGCTGCATGATCATCATGGGGGCGGGCACGAACCACTGGTTCCACTCGGAGACGATCTACCGCGCCTTCCTGGCCCTGCTGAAGCTCACCGGCTGCCAGGGCCGCAACGGCGGCGGCTGGGCGCACTACGTGGGCCAGGAGAAGTGCCGCCCGGTGACCGGCTGGGCGACGCTGGCCGCCGCCTCCGACTGGTCCCGCCCGCCCCGGCAGGCGATCGGCACCGGGTACTGGTACCTGCACACCGACCAGTGGCGCTACGACCGCTTCGGCGCCGACGTGCTCGCCTCGCCGCTCGGCGAGGGCCGGTTCGCCGGGATGACCGCCGCGGACTGCCTGGCGCTGTCCGCCCGCGCGGGCTGGATGCCGTCGTACCCCACCTTCGACCGCAACCCGCTCGACCTCGGCGAGGAGAGCGGCGACCCGGTGGCGAAGGCGGTGGCCGCGCTGCGCGCCGGCACCCTGAGGTTCGCCTGCGAGGACCCGGACGCCCCGGAGAACTGGCCGCGCGTGCTGACCCTGTGGCGGGCCAATCTGCTGGGCTCCTCGGCCAAGGGCGCCGAGTACTTCACCCGGCACCTGCTGGGCACCCACTCCTCGCTGCGCGCCGACGAGGCCGCGCCCGGCGAGCGGCCGAGGGACGTGACCTGGCGGGAGCGGGCACCGGAGGGCAAGCTCGACCTGCTGCTGTCGCTGGACTTCCGGCACACCTCCTCCACGCTGCTGTCGGACGTGGTGCTGCCGGCCGCGACCTGGTACGAGAAGCACGACCTGTCCTCCACCGACATGCACCCCTTCGTGCACGCGTTCACCCCGGCCGTGGACCCGCCCTGGCAGGCCCGCACCGACTTCGACACCTTCAAGGCGCTCGCGGAGAAGCTCAGCGAACTGGCCGTGGACCACCTGGGCGTCCGCAAGGACCTGGTGGCGAGCCCGCTCCAGCACGACACCCCGGCCGAGACCGCCCAGCCGGGCGGGGTGGTGCGGGACTGGAAACGCGGCGAGTGCGAGCCCGTACCCGGCCGGACCCTGCCGAACCTGACCGTGGTGGAGCGCGACTACACCGCGATCGCCGCCAAGTTCGCCGCGCTCGGCCCGCTGGTGGAGCGACTGGGCCTCGCGGCCAAGGGGGTCGCCCTGCGCCCGGACGTGGAGGTCGCCCAGCTGCGCAAGTCCAACGGCACCGGCTACCAGGGGCGGCCGTCGCTCGACACGGCCGTGAAGGCGGCGAACACCATCCTCGCCCTGTCCGGCACCACCAACGGGCGCCTGGCCACCGAGGGTTTCCGCACGCTTCAGCGGCGCACCGGGCGGCCGATGGCCCACCTCGCCGCCGAGCACGAGGGCAAACGGGTCACCTACGCCGACACCCAGGCGGCGCCCGTGCCGGTGATCACCTCGCCGGAGTGGTCGGGCAGCGAGTCCGGCGGCCGGCGCTACACGGCGTTCACGCTCAACACCGAGCACGGCAAACCGTGGCACACCCTCACCGGCCGCCAGCACTTCTTCCTCGACCACGACTGGATGCACGAACTCGGCGAGGCCCTGCCGGTGTACCGGCCGCCGCTGGACATGCACCGGCTGTTCGGCGAACCACGCCTCGGACCCGACGGGCACCAGGAGGTGACGGTGCGTTACCTCACCCCGCACAGCAAGTGGTCGATCCACTCCGAGTACCAGGACAACCTGTTCATGCTGGCCCTCTCCCGGGGCGGGCAGACCATCTGGATGTCCCCGCAGGACGCCGACGCGATCGGCGCCGGGGACAACGACTGGGTGGAGGCGGTCAACCGCAACGGCGTGGTCGTGGCCCGCGCGATCGTCTCGCACCGCATGCCGCCCGGCACCGTCTACCTGCACCACGCGCAGGAGCGCACGGTGAGCGTGCCCAAGACGGAGACCACCGGGATGCGCGGCGGCATCCACAACTCCCTGACCCGGCTGCTGCTCAAGCCGTCCCATCTGATCGGCGGATACGCCCAGTTGTCCTGGGCGTTCAACTACCTGGGCCCGACCGGGAACCAGCGCGACGAGGTGACGGTGATCCGCCGCCGCGGCCAGGAGGTCGAGTACTGA
- a CDS encoding helix-turn-helix domain-containing protein: MSERRAAPTVGQVVLGKRLQELREAAGLSRDEAARVLRVASATVRRMETAEVALKIPYVQVLLTTYGVPDEEADAFVRLAEEANQPGWWQRFHDVLPDWFSLYVSLEGAARIIRSYEPHFVPGLLQTEDYARAVMEAGTVGQTSPETVDRHVSLRMERQRLLDRKDPPHLWVIMDETVLRRPVSTDPKVLRDQLDRLLEYAERDRVTLQIAEFAAGPHPGTYAPFTLFRFAEPELPDMVFTEYLTGALYLDARREVAAHLEVLDHMTARAASARRTLKLLREYRERL; this comes from the coding sequence GTGAGTGAGCGGCGGGCTGCGCCCACCGTGGGCCAGGTGGTGCTCGGCAAGCGGTTGCAGGAGCTGCGGGAGGCCGCGGGGCTCAGCCGCGACGAGGCCGCCCGGGTCCTCAGGGTGGCGTCGGCGACCGTGCGGCGGATGGAGACGGCCGAGGTCGCGCTCAAGATCCCCTACGTGCAGGTGCTGCTGACCACCTACGGGGTGCCGGACGAGGAGGCCGACGCCTTCGTCCGGCTGGCCGAGGAGGCGAACCAGCCGGGCTGGTGGCAGCGGTTCCACGACGTGCTGCCGGACTGGTTCAGCCTGTACGTCAGCCTGGAGGGCGCCGCGCGGATCATCCGCTCCTACGAGCCCCACTTCGTCCCCGGCCTGCTCCAGACCGAGGACTACGCCCGGGCGGTGATGGAGGCGGGCACCGTCGGGCAGACCTCCCCGGAGACGGTGGACCGGCACGTGTCGCTGCGCATGGAACGGCAGCGGCTGCTGGACCGGAAGGACCCGCCCCACCTGTGGGTGATCATGGACGAGACGGTGCTCAGGCGCCCGGTGAGCACCGACCCGAAGGTGCTGCGGGACCAGCTGGACCGGCTGCTGGAGTACGCCGAGCGGGACCGGGTCACGCTCCAGATCGCCGAGTTCGCCGCGGGCCCGCACCCGGGGACGTACGCGCCGTTCACGCTGTTCCGGTTCGCCGAGCCGGAGTTGCCGGACATGGTGTTCACCGAGTACCTGACCGGCGCGCTCTACCTGGACGCGCGCCGCGAGGTGGCCGCGCACCTGGAGGTGCTGGACCACATGACGGCCCGCGCCGCGTCCGCCCGGCGCACCCTGAAGCTGCTGCGGGAGTACCGCGAGCGCCTGTGA